CGGCTCCGCCGACCAGGCCATCGTCGGCCTCGGCGGCCAGGTGTTCCTGCACAAGAACTCCCAGGAGGCGGTCAAGCAGTTCCGTCCCTACTTCGACCACGCCCCGGTCTACGGGTACGGCCCGTCGCTGGAGGACTTCATGCGGCAGACCCCGCTGACCGTCGGCAGCCCGGAGCAGGTCATCGACCGGACGTTGAGCTTCCGCGAGACCTTCGGCGACTACCAGCGCCAGCTGTTTCTGATGGACCACGCGGGCCTCCCGCTCAAGACGGTGCTCGAGCAGCTCGACATCCTGGGCGAGCAGGTCATCCCGACCCTGCGGTCCGAGTTCGACGCACTGCGCCCGGCCCACGTACCGGAGGCGCCGACCCACCAGAGCCTGTTGGCCCAGTCCAGGGCCATCGCGGACGCGGCCGCCCTGGACGGAGCGCGGGCATGACGCGGATCGCTGTCGTCTCGGCCGGGTTGAGTCAGCCGTCGTCCACTCGACTGCTGGCCGGCCGGCTGGCCCAGGCCGTCACCGATCGCGGCATCTCCACGATCGGTGAGATCCAGGTGGTACACATCGAGCTCAGGCAGCTGGCCCACGAGATCACCAACAACCTGTTGACCGGCTTTCCGGACGAGGCTCTGCGGGATGCCATCGAGACCGTGACCAACGCGGATGCGCTGATCGCCGTGACCCCGGTGTTCAGCGCGTCCTACAGCGGGCTGTTCAAATCGTTCTTCGACGTGATCGATCCGGATGCGTTGTCGGACAAGCCGACCTTGATCGCGGCCACCGGCGGCAGCGCCCGCCATTCCCTGGTCCTCGAATACGCCCTCCGGCCGTTGATGGCCTACCTACGGGCATCAACCGCGCCCACCGGGGTCTTCGCCGCCACCGACGATTTCGGGTCGGACGAAGGTGGCGCTTCCTTGAACTCCCGGATCGACCGGGCCGCCGGCGAACTCGTGTCCATGCTCAACGATCAGCCGGCTGCGGCCAAGGCCGATCCGTTCGACCTGCCGTTGTCGTTCGAGGAACTGCTGAGTCGATGATGTAGCCAGACGTTGGGCTCGACGTAGACCGCGCAATCCTGGTCCACGTTCACCAGCACAGGGGCGATCGCGCCGGGTACGTCGACCGGACCCGAGTTGTCGAACGGCAACCCGGTCCACTCGCGCCACTGCGCGAGGGAGCCGGGTACGGCCATCGAGGTCGGACAGACCTTGA
This window of the Nakamurella panacisegetis genome carries:
- a CDS encoding FMN reductase, producing the protein MTRIAVVSAGLSQPSSTRLLAGRLAQAVTDRGISTIGEIQVVHIELRQLAHEITNNLLTGFPDEALRDAIETVTNADALIAVTPVFSASYSGLFKSFFDVIDPDALSDKPTLIAATGGSARHSLVLEYALRPLMAYLRASTAPTGVFAATDDFGSDEGGASLNSRIDRAAGELVSMLNDQPAAAKADPFDLPLSFEELLSR